In a single window of the Niabella ginsenosidivorans genome:
- a CDS encoding MotA/TolQ/ExbB proton channel family protein, whose product MAETNQAKPVKATTSVQPKKSSNLISWVAPILCIIAGYCIWRFVIGADSGFAQPDKNGGFWPNHKGPIGQFHRIYEGGIIVPLLIGMLLMVIVFAIERFLTIAKALGTGNINNFVRKVQYHLANKNVDAAIAECDKQKGSVGNVMKAGLRRYKEMINETGLDTDQKIAAIQKEVEEATALELPMLQKNLVFLSTIVSTGTLIALLGTVMGMIRSFANLGESGGGNSSELAVGISEALYNTALGIGTSALALIFYNMLTTRIDSITYGIDESGFTLTQSFASLYK is encoded by the coding sequence ATGGCTGAGACAAATCAAGCGAAGCCCGTAAAGGCTACTACTTCTGTTCAACCTAAAAAAAGCAGCAACCTGATTTCGTGGGTAGCGCCTATTTTGTGTATTATTGCCGGGTATTGTATTTGGCGTTTTGTAATTGGTGCTGATAGTGGATTTGCACAGCCAGACAAAAATGGTGGCTTCTGGCCCAATCATAAAGGCCCCATCGGACAATTCCACAGAATCTATGAAGGTGGTATTATCGTACCGTTACTGATCGGTATGTTGTTAATGGTAATCGTATTTGCTATTGAAAGATTCCTGACCATTGCAAAAGCATTGGGTACTGGTAACATTAATAATTTTGTGCGCAAGGTGCAATATCACCTGGCTAACAAAAATGTAGATGCAGCTATCGCAGAATGCGATAAACAAAAAGGCTCTGTAGGTAATGTAATGAAAGCCGGCCTGCGCCGTTATAAAGAAATGATCAACGAAACAGGGCTGGATACAGATCAAAAAATTGCCGCCATCCAGAAAGAAGTAGAAGAAGCTACTGCCCTGGAACTGCCAATGCTTCAGAAAAATCTGGTATTCCTTTCAACAATCGTTTCTACCGGTACATTGATTGCGTTATTAGGTACAGTAATGGGTATGATCCGCTCTTTTGCCAACCTGGGTGAAAGCGGTGGCGGTAACTCATCAGAATTAGCGGTAGGTATCTCCGAGGCCCTGTATAACACGGCATTAGGTATCGGTACTTCAGCCCTGGCCCTGATTTTCTATAATATGCTTACTACCCGTATTGATAGCATTACTTATGGTATTGACGAATCTGGTTTCACATTGACCCAATCATTCGCTTCCCTGTATAAATAA